A part of Desulfobacterales bacterium genomic DNA contains:
- a CDS encoding DUF4340 domain-containing protein has product MKIKKEFIILVAVIIALSAYLFLHESDRTHYQLPAVPEIAGTDITRLEISKGDRTIRLIHKDNKWYVDPDQYLADAPKVNTMIKAVGSLTLTALVSEAESYGRYDLDPDSRITVKAWGKDALSREMEIGKAAGTQQHTFVKLPGDKNVYHARGNFRRAFDLSVDDLRDRGVLSFDRNDIREVRITKAGDSIVLNRRQIPEETAAEVADKDKDKESKPPVAGQTVWEYAEGKTADKGQLNALLGDLSGLNCQAYINGRGKQDYTNPLYTLMFKGDQEYVLSIFDKLKPEDTAYPAVSSQNDFPFTLSDYSVDDMKKKIDELLKKD; this is encoded by the coding sequence ATGAAAATTAAAAAAGAATTTATCATCCTTGTTGCTGTCATCATCGCACTGTCTGCATATCTGTTTTTACACGAGTCCGACAGAACGCATTATCAACTGCCCGCGGTTCCGGAGATTGCCGGAACGGATATTACCCGGCTGGAAATCAGCAAGGGGGACCGGACGATCAGGCTGATTCATAAAGACAATAAATGGTATGTCGATCCGGATCAGTATCTGGCCGATGCGCCTAAAGTCAATACGATGATCAAGGCGGTCGGCAGCCTCACCCTGACGGCCCTGGTATCGGAAGCCGAGAGTTACGGCCGATACGACCTGGATCCGGACAGCCGTATCACCGTGAAAGCATGGGGAAAAGACGCGTTAAGTCGGGAGATGGAAATCGGGAAAGCTGCCGGGACCCAACAGCATACGTTTGTCAAACTGCCGGGGGATAAAAATGTGTACCACGCCCGGGGTAATTTCAGGAGGGCGTTTGATCTGTCTGTGGACGATCTGCGTGACAGGGGTGTTCTGTCATTTGACCGGAACGATATCCGGGAAGTACGGATCACGAAAGCCGGCGATTCGATCGTATTGAACCGAAGGCAGATTCCCGAGGAAACTGCGGCAGAAGTGGCGGATAAGGATAAGGACAAAGAGTCCAAACCGCCCGTCGCCGGACAAACCGTGTGGGAATACGCGGAAGGCAAAACAGCCGATAAGGGCCAACTTAACGCCCTTTTGGGAGATCTGTCCGGATTGAATTGTCAGGCCTATATCAACGGGCGGGGCAAACAGGATTACACCAATCCCTTATACACCCTCATGTTCAAGGGGGATCAGGAATATGTGCTGTCCATATTTGATAAACTGAAACCGGAAGATACCGCATACCCCGCCGTGTCATCCCAAAACGATTTTCCGTTTACCCTGTCGGATTACAGTGTGGACGATATGAAGAAAAAAATCGATGAACTTTTGAAAAAAGACTGA